One genomic window of Lytechinus variegatus isolate NC3 chromosome 1, Lvar_3.0, whole genome shotgun sequence includes the following:
- the LOC121412398 gene encoding serine/threonine-protein phosphatase 6 regulatory ankyrin repeat subunit C-like: MKMMKLDIHEAAFTGDTRNTTAALDQGQDPKEKDRTGTTALHKAAANGHVEIIELLVARGGDINQADITGSTSLHAAARNGHMKAVKWLVNNGSDIRAKTRKGNTAEDVAKTHSQFEVSSFLRECGREKFDWEIDSGNFGGRT; this comes from the exons atgaagatgatgaagttGGATATTCACGAAGCAG CTTTTACTGGGGACACACGAAATACAACCGCAGCTTTGGATCAGGGTCAG gacCCAAAGGAAAAGGATCGAACGGGTACCACTGCTTTACACAAGGCAGCAGCGAACGGACATGTTGAGATTATAGAACTTCTTGTCGCTAGAGGGGGTGATATCAATCAAGCAGATATTACTGGATCGACATCGCTCCACGCTGCAGCGAGAAATGGGCATATGA AAGCCGTAAAATGGTTGGTTAACAACGGATCTGACATCAGAGCTAAGACTCGGAAAGGAAACACAGCTGAGGATGTAGCAAAGACTCACAGTCAATTTGAAGTATCTTCTTTCTTACGAGAATGCG GAAGAGAAAAATTTGACTGGGAGATCGACAGTGGGAACTTCGGCGGAAGGACATGA
- the LOC121412403 gene encoding extracellular matrix protein 3, with protein MASALLCFLAAILPGMIAAQNTWVLGTSDVRTVEPVNPVGGGVSLGGIDIDSTENRIIVQNTGIAVPFGREKAIDPNSELVINVQAGDSCSIKVLPRQSDPLSQIPGRLVPPSFPCDFSPGEVKYVHFGSRKPQTDKVKLQLRYDTATDVYIIPFTIDVRVESKQLEIVTRNVPLEVQDLMGTSDALDADKLEFEYDSNTEVCKVTVLSSTSGLPRYGEVMNHDEQGQMIDCNDFLELGIQYRHTAATSSPREDYIPLVVELQNQQGQVIKQEYFQSMVRIIRGDDNTPPSLVLSSDMMMEVDQFVMTAITPSILAAEDVETPADMLIFNITSQTLGPDDGMIVSTDDRNQPITSFTQKDLRDLKIAYKPPPRDTDVQTIYQIELEIVDSELATSETHSLLIVVKPKNTLAPVVTTNTGLVLFEGQSRPLVGGQNLGISDEDNLQDVIIAPINGSRYGELRIGNQRIKQFTIADLIEGAVTYHHYGTDTYSDNIIFRMTDGQHEVEFLFPITIAPIDDEAPIVDVNTGVTVNENEVVAITNFVLSATDIDSDDSEIRFVLEQPLSDMGNLFLRQVNIPEDPQNWISQDNFYEREVTEFTLEDIQNGHLFYQHGGSHNADPVFDRILFRVVDSADPQPNESPVQELLVKVMPQDLQPPEMFGGTTLQLSVDEFQITPILKKNLRFTDMDSNDRELKYTIVSPLTDSDSNNNLPVGDIVLTDEPNTPINMFTQAQINHMKVSYKPPSTELGIAPRAITFQFVVQDTQGNMGSPHNFIILLRPVDNQPPTITNTGVQVFERGTVIIDQTMLDATDPDTDRNSIRVVLVQPPVFGTMNLNDIALEKGDEFTLGDIENSRVKYVSGDAEEQSDEIHLEITDGVHVVPIVIHINVAPIDDEAPTLDLPPGTIGSFLEVQENSFSLITSNILSASDPDTEDLLLTFIVDRQPNEGRIESNGVVADVFTQQDIVNGLVRYVHTGGEIGPSKRDDSFNLTLSDMSPDWILGGNEITQVEVYVTVLPVDNLAPNVTMGVQFYVDEAGKGNINMTHLQAPDVDTEDDDILCTIVVAPSVGYLENISPAPGSEKSRGGMPISAFSIKDLRLNHINYVQSIHQGMEPEEDQFTFRCTDGVNESPNFLFPINIIPVNDEEPQVYAREIIVDEGGQRIIDEPLLRAEDGDVPADELHFFIVTPPQHGTITYTRLEGDIPILNFTMDQIANGNDIKYIHDDSETTEDSFTVLLTDGKYEITKEITITILEVDDETPRLTINDGIDIEIGESRIISNRILKATDLDSADSNLTYTVRYAPEKGLLQRLSKFDGSVVENITLGMNFTQWEVDNQRIRYVHTDGDGGRDLIKFDITDGTNPLIDRYFYVTVDHIDNVHPSIINAGVTMQEGSRVTLTTSIISTSDLNSPDEDLLFTITTAPTKGHLESTDNPGMPINSFTQLDLAGSKIYYVHTADDEVKMDSFQFQVTDGFNTVVRTFRISFTDVDNKEPVVRYDTIRLQEGDNKLITPFELGIDDRDTPANELRFTITQLPIHGNILRNNTALVTEFTMHDINENLISYQHDGSEQTADSFSFIVTDGTHNEFYVLPDITTLTRQPQQVPIEIVPVDNGAPQIVVNRGAPTLDLLGTGELGFMITNKYLMSEDRDSVDNSLLYVITTQPQHGYIMNIALGNISITNFTQSKCHV; from the coding sequence ATGGCTTCGGCTCTCTTGTGCTTTCTTGCCGCTATCCTGCCCGGCATGATAGCAGCACAAAATACGTGGGTTCTTGGAACCAGCGATGTAAGAACTGTAGAACCAGTCAACCCGGTCGGCGGCGGAGTTAGTCTTGGTGGAATCGACATTGACTCGACGGAAAACAGAATAATTGTGCAAAATACTGGAATTGCTGTGCCGTTTGGACGTGAAAAAGCTATTGACCCCAACTCGGAGCTGGTAATAAATGTTCAAGCTGGTGATTCGTGCAGCATCAAAGTGCTTCCCAGGCAGAGTGACCCTCTTTCTCAGATTCCAGGCCGGCTTGTACCACCAAGTTTTCCCTGTGATTTCTCACCCGGTGAAGTGAAATATGTGCACTTTGGTTCTCGTAAGCCCCAGACTGATAAAGTCAAATTGCAGCTGAGATATGACACTGCTACAGATGTTTATATCATCCCCTTCACAATTGATGTTCGCGTGGAATCCAAGCAGCTCGAGATTGTTACACGTAACGTGCCGCTTGAGGTCCAGGATCTAATGGGAACAAGTGATGCTCTTGATGCTGACAAGTTGGAGTTCGAATATGACAGCAATACTGAGGTTTGCAAAGTGACAGTGCTCAGTTCAACTTCAGGACTTCCACGATATGGTGAGGTTATGAACCATGATGAGCAAGGCCAGATGATTGATTGTAATGATTTCTTGGAACTTGGTATCCAGTATCGTCACACTGCAGCAACATCATCCCCTCGTGAAGATTACATCCCTCTTGTTGTTGAGCTTCAGAACCAGCAAGGACAAGTGATTAAGCAAGAATACTTCCAGAGTATGGTTAGGATCATTCGCGGAGATGACAATACCCCACCAAGTTTGGTTCTTTCCAGTGACATGATGATGGAGGTTGATCAATTTGTGATGACTGCCATTACCCCTTCCATTTTGGCAGCTGAGGATGTTGAAACACCTGCTGACATGCTCATCTTTAACATAACCTCACAAACCCTTGGGCCAGACGATGGAATGATTGTGAGCACTGATGACCGTAACCAGCCAATCACTTCTTTCACCCAGAAGGACCTGAGAGATCTGAAGATTGCTTACAAGCCCCCTCCTAGAGACACAGATGTCCAAACCATCTACCAAATTGAGTTGGAGATCGTGGATTCTGAATTAGCTACTTCTGAAACTCACTCTCTATTGATCGTTGTTAAGCCAAAGAATACCCTTGCACCGGTTGTAACAACGAACACAGGACTGGTGCTGTTTGAGGGTCAGTCACGTCCTCTTGTGGGTGGCCAAAATCTTGGAATTTCTGATGAGGATAATCTTCAGGATGTGATCATTGCTCCTATCAATGGTTCAAGGTATGGTGAACTCAGAATTGGAAATCAACGCATCAAGCAATTTACTATTGCTGACCTCATTGAAGGAGCTGTAACATACCACCATTATGGAACGGACACTTACAGTGACAACATCATTTTCCGTATGACAGATGGCCAACATGAAGTTGAATTCCTCTTTCCAATCACCATTGCTCCTATCGATGATGAGGCACCAATCGTTGATGTCAACACTGGAGTCACAGTGAACGAAAATGAAGTAGTTGCCATCACAAATTTTGTCTTGAGTGCGACAGACATTGATTCAGATGATTCTGAAATTCGTTTTGTTCTTGAGCAACCACTATCTGACATGGGCAACTTGTTTCTACGTCAAGTAAATATTCCAGAGGACCCTCAGAATTGGATTTCTCAGGACAATTTTTATGAGCGTGAAGTCACTGAATTTACTCTTGAAGATATTCAGAATGGACATCTCTTTTACCAACATGGTGGCAGTCACAATGCAGACCCAGTTTTTGACAGAATCCTTTTCAGAGTGGTTGATAGTGCTGACCCGCAACCAAATGAATCACCTGTTCAAGAATTATTAGTAAAAGTAATGCCACAAGATCTGCAGCCCCCTGAGATGTTTGGTGGTACCACACTTCAGCTCTCTGTTGATGAATTCCAAATCACTCCTATCTTGAAGAAGAATTTGAGGTTCACTGACATGGATAGCAATGACAGGGAATTGAAATATACCATTGTCTCTCCTCTCACAGACTCTGATTCAAATAATAATCTCCCAGTTGGTGACATTGTTCTCACTGATGAACCAAATACTCCAATCAACATGTTCACTCAAGCCCAAATTAACCATATGAAAGTATCGTACAAACCACCAAGTACAGAATTAGGAATTGCTCCACGTGCCATTACCTTTCAATTTGTTGTCCAGGATACTCAAGGAAACATGGGTAGTCCACACAATTTCATCATTCTGCTCCGCCCAGTTGATAACCAACCACCAACAATCACTAATACAGGCGTCCAGGTGTTTGAGCGGGGAACTGTTATAATTGACCAAACAATGCTTGATGCTACTGATCCAGACACGGACAGAAATTCTATCCGTGTTGTACTTGTACAGCCCCCTGTATTTGGAACCATGAATTTGAACGATATTGCTCTGGAGAAAGGTGATGAGTTTACTCTTGGTGACATTGAGAATTCTAGGGTGAAGTATGTTAGTGGTGATGCTGAAGAACAAAGTGATGAGATTCATCTGGAGATCACTGATGGTGTCCATGTTGTGCCTATTGTAATCCATATCAATGTAGCTCCTATTGATGATGAAGCACCGACCCTAGATCTTCCACCAGGCACAATTGGTTCTTTCCTTGAAGTGCAGGAGAATTCCTTCAGCCTCATCACATCTAACATTCTTAGTGCTTCTGATCCCGACACTGAAGATCTTCTTCTCACCTTCATTGTGGACAGACAACCAAACGAGGGAAGGATTGAGAGCAATGGTGTTGTTGCTGATGTTTTCACCCAGCAGGACATTGTCAATGGACTTGTTCGGTATGTGCATACTGGAGGAGAAATTGGACCTTCTAAGCGTGATGATTCTTTCAACCTCACTCTCTCTGACATGTCTCCTGACTGGATTTTGGGAGGAAACGAGATTACCCAGGTAGAAGTCTATGTAACCGTCCTCCCTGTTGATAACCTTGCTCCCAATGTTACAATGGGCGTTCAGTTCTATGTTGATGAGGCAGGTAAAGGGAACATCAACATGACTCATCTCCAAGCTCCAGATGTTGATACTGAAGACGATGACATCTTGTGCACAATAGTCGTTGCTCCAAGTGTTGGATACCTCGAGAACATTTCTCCCGCACCTGGTTCAGAGAAATCTCGCGGTGGTATGCCAATCAGTGCCTTCAGCATCAAAGATCTGCGCTTGAATCACATCAACTATGTCCAGAGCATTCATCAGGGTATGGAGCCAGAGGAGGATCAATTCACTTTCCGTTGTACTGATGGAGTGAATGAATCACCAAATTTCTTGTTCCCTATCAACATCATCCCTGTCAACGATGAAGAACCCCAGGTTTATGCTCGTGAGATAATTGTGGATGAAGGTGGGCAACGGATCATCGATGAACCCCTCCTCAGAGCTGAAGATGGTGACGTCCCTGCTGATGAGCTTCACTTTTTCATTGTTACCCCACCTCAGCATGGTACCATCACATATACCAGACTTGAAGGTGACATTCCAATCCTGAACTTTACCATGGATCAAATTGCTAATGGCAATGACATCAAGTACATCCACGATGATTCTGAAACAACAGAAGATTCTTTCACTGTCCTACTTACTGATGGAAAGTATGAAATTACTAAGGAAATCACTATCACAATTCTGGAGGTAGATGACGAGACACCTCGTCTCACCATCAATGATGGAATTGATATTGAAATCGGAGAATCCAGAATAATCAGTAATCGAATCCTGAAAGCCACGGATCTTGACTCTGCCGATTCTAACCTCACCTACACAGTTCGCTATGCACCTGAGAAAGGATTGTTGCAGCGACTCAGCAAATTTGATGGCTCTGTAGTCGAGAACATCACCCTTGGCATGAATTTCACTCAGTGGGAAGTAGACAACCAGCGCATTCGATATGTACATACTGATGGCGACGGTGGTCGGGACCTTATCAAATTTGACATCACTGATGGAACAAACCCACTCATCGACAGGTACTTCTATGTGACCGTTGACCATATTGACAATGTCCATCCATCGATCATTAATGCTGGTGTAACAATGCAGGAAGGTAGCAGGGTCACTCTGACAACTAGCATTATCAGCACAAGTGATCTTAACAGTCCTGATGAGGATCTTCTTTTCACCATTACCACAGCTCCAACAAAAGGTCACCTCGAGAGCACAGACAATCCAGGTATGCCGATCAATTCTTTCACTCAGCTTGATCTTGCAGGAAGCAAGATTTACTATGTGCACACAGCTGATGATGAGGTAAAAATGGACAGCTTCCAGTTCCAGGTCACAGATGGTTTCAACACAGTGGTCCGCACTTTCCGCATCTCTTTTACCGATGTTGACAACAAAGAACCTGTCGTCCGTTACGATACTATCCGACTTCAGGAAGGAGACAACAAGCTCATCACTCCATTTGAACTTGGCATTGATGATAGAGATACTCCTGCTAATGAGCTCCGCTTTACCATCACTCAGCTTCCAATCCATGGTAACATCTTAAGAAATAACACTGCTCTTGTCACAGAGTTTACCATGCATGATATCAATGAAAACCTGATCAGCTACCAACATGATGGTTCTGAACAGACGGCTGACTCTTTCTCTTTCATTGTGACTGATGGCACCCACAATGAGTTCTATGTGCTTCCAGACATCACCACTCTAACCCGACAGCCGCAGCAGGTCCCAATTGAGATAGTTCCAGTGGACAACGGAGCACCCCAGATCGTTGTCAACCGTGGCGCTCCAACTCTTGATCTTCTAGGGACTGGTGAACTTGGCTTCATGATTACCAACAAGTACCTTATGTCTGAGGACCGGGACAGTGTGGACAACAGTTTGCTGTACGTGATCACCACTCAACCCCAGCATGGCTACATCATGAACATCGCTCTTGGAAACATCTCCATCACCAACTTCACTCAAAGTAAGTGCCATGTGTGA